CCCCGCAGATTCTGGGGCACTGAGGAAAGGGTGCCAACTGGGCAAACGTCTCGGTGATAGTGCCCCGCAGAATCCCGGGCACTATCGGCGCCACGCCAGCGGGCGGCGCCACGCCAGCGGGCGTCCAACCTGGCTCACGTCTGCGATGCGAGGGCGGCGTCTACCTCGACCTTAGGCACACAGACGAGAATGCTTCTCCCGTTGGTGCCGTCCTCGTCGTAGTACTCCCGATAGTAGTTGCAGGTGACGAGCGAGAGGACGTGTCGGGTCCCTTGGATGATGCGGGTCGCATCAGGGCGGCTCGTGACAGACTTGTCAAGAAGGCTGCCCAGATAGGCGTGGTACTCATCGACGCTGTTAAAATCGAAACGACGCACGTCCTGATCGTCCGCCCGCGAGTAGTACATAAGCAGGGGCACAAGCTCATGGGGGCCTTGATCGGTCACGTACCAGATAGTTCCGATCTCATTGAACTTATCTTGGTCATCCATGGCGGCTATCTGCTCGAACATCGTCCCGTTGAGCAGGTGGTGTCCGTAGATGATCGATTGTTCGTCCACCATGCCGGGAGCGACGTTCTGATAGTCCATGAAGAGTTGACCCGAGACCACCCAGTTACCCGTGGCGGAGTGATGCAGGTACTGCTCGTTGTCCTCCCCCTGATACACGGCATAGTTGATGGTCGTGCCCGGAACATAGAGCCAACCCACCACATCGCCGTTGATCTTTCTGAGCCCGTCCCAGTCGACCTGGGGCGCATCAGACGGATTCTCGAAGACCTCCGCGTAGGCGGCAAGCCGCTCGTTCTCGACCGCAGACTCATGGTAGCGCCACTGGGTAAAGCCCCAGACACCGCCCGCCGCCACAAGCAGCACGACGCCCACGACAATGAGGAAGTTCGATATCCTGTGGGCGAGACTCCGACGCCCAGAGGTCCGCCTAGCCTGCCCGTACTGCGGCTGCCTCCGGCTCATGCCAGGCTGCGACAGGTCACCGGGCACGTTCGTCGACGACAGACCCAGCTCCTGGTACAGACGCGACAGCTCCCAGTCGCCGTCTAAGGGGTCTTTCGGCATCAGCTCAGCCCTCGGCCATGTTCCTCTTGAAGTCCTCGATGACCCTCGCGTATCCGGGATCGGTTGTCGCGAGAATCTGCGTGGCATAGATGGCCGCGTTCTTGGCACCGCCTATCGCAACGCAGGCCACAGGAACGCCGGAGGGCATCTGCACCATGGAGAGGAGGGAGTCCATGCCACCCAGGTCACTCGTCTTCATAGGGACGCCAACGATGGGAAGGGAGGTGAAGGCCGCGACGACGCCGGCTAGGTGTGCTGCCTTGCCGGCAGCCGCGATGATGACCTTAAGTCCGCGCTCCCTTGCCCCTGCGGCCCACTCGTGCACCCTGTCAGGCGCGCGATGGGCCGACGCGATGATCATCTCGAAGGGAACGCCAAACTCCTCGAGCTGCTCGGTACAGGCCCCCATCACGGGAAGATCCGACTTCGAGCCCATGATGATACCAACTAGTGCCTTCTCTGCCATAGCAAACCTCCGGATTCAGGGGGCGAGCGCGAAGGTAGCCTGCGACGCAAGAAGAGCACGTGCCACCCGCGCGACTCCGACATAACTGCGCGTCCAGTATAGGCGTCCACGTGTGCCCATGCGTTCTCATTTGCCATCTGCCCTGGCAATGTCTATTCTGTCTTCTAGCATCGGTCCATAAGTCCATGTGAAAGGAAGATCATGTCAGAAGCAAAGGACCTGTATCTGTACAAACGCGAGGGCAGCTACATTCCACGTGTCGCCGCCGTGCATGACCTCTGCGGCTATGGCAAGTGCTCGCTGGGCGTCGCCATCCCCGTCCTCTCCGCCGCAGGCTGTGACGTCTGTCCCGTACCAACCTCGCTTTTCTCGGCACATACCAAGTTCCCCAGCTTCTACATGCATGACACCACCGAGATGCTCGACGGCTACCTTGACGCCTGGGTCGAGGAGAAGATCGAGCTCGATGCCGTCTATTCGGGCTTCCTTGGCTCAGCGGTGCAGGTTGACGCCATCAACCGCCTGTATCGTGAGCATCCTAGGGCCTTGCGCATCGTCGATCCCGTAATGGGCGACGGCGGGCAGAAGTACCCCACCTACACAGACGAGATGTGCGAGGCAACGGCACAGCTCGTCGACGGAGCGGATCTGCTGACCCCAAACCTCACCGAGGCCTCCATCCTCACCCACATTCCCTACCAGGGTCAGGACGCAAGTGAGGCGTACGTCGAGAGGGTCACAGACACGCTGCTGGGCATGGGTGCCAAATGCGTCGTACTCAAAGGTATCGCGCGTGGTGACGGCAAGGTCAGAAACTACCTGATCGGCAGGGACTTTGGTCTGGTCGAGGTGGTAAAGGAGCAGCTGCCATACATGCTACACGGTACGGGAGACCTCTACGCATCGGGCCTTCTCGCCGCCATCATGGCCGGGCGCAGTCTCCTCGACGCAGTGAGGTTTGCCGGCGACTTTGTCTACGATGCGATGGTCGCGACCCGCAGCCAGCCTGACTTTGAGCTGCGCGGCGTGAGCTTCGAGGGCGTGCTCGGCGAGGTGACGGACCTTCTCAGGTAAGGGGCGTCATGGGGGCGTCACGAAAGTGCCCCGCAGATTGCGGGGTACCGAAGAAATGAGCTCAACTGGGCAAATGCTGTAGCGTTAGTGCCCCGCAGCCTGCGGGGCACTAACAGACGGCTCCGTCGACCCCGATGACCCCGACGACCCCTGCGATTCCGACGATTCCGTCGTGCCACCTGTACTTGCGCTGCCGCTTGAGCCCTCAGAACTCTCCTCGGAACCCTCATTCTGGCCTGTACCCAGAATGCTCGAGAAGATCGTGTTCGGCGTGATGGAGGAGGTAATGCTGTCGTGAAGCTGCTCGGCCGTCTTGGCGTCGACTCCCGTGATCGAGCAATTGAAGCGCACGCCATTTTCGGTCGTGGTCTTTGACCAGATGAAGGTCATGAGCGTCTTGCGGCTCCCTGACGGCTTGAGCAGCCCAAAGAAGCCAGCCTGCTGGACGCGTCCGTCCTCATCCTCGTAGACGTCCACGTGATAGACCACGGTGTTGATGTTCTGGTTGAGAAGCGCGTTGACTGCCAGCGCGGCAGCTTGGATCTGCGAGCCGGCAAAGGACTCCAGCGGGTTCTTTGAGGCAGTGTCGGTGACCGTTACCTCGATGCGATGCGTGTTCTCGTCAGCCTCCTGCACACTGTAGTCGGCCGGGAACTGCGTGAAGCCGGTACCCCACTCGACACCGTGGTCCAGCGCCTGGTTCACCGTGTTGATGTTGACGTTCTCCGCAAGATCCGCCGTGCTCGCACGACGGATGAGCGTCGTGATGACCTGAAGCGCGACAACACTCACCAAGAGCACGACAACAAAGCCAACGGCAGTGCGGGCTATCTTCGTTCCGACGTTGGACCCAGAAGGATCAGCGTCAGAGAGGGGGTCGATGTCCACCCCATGGCCGCGCGACCGTCTTTGCTTGCGTTGGGCACGCGCCGTCTCCTCGTTGGTATGGCCCGTCTCGTCGACGGTACCAAAGAGCTCCTCAGCCTGCTCGGCGTTCAAGCTGCCCTTAGGGATGAGCTTTATGTCCCTCTTCCTAGCCATGCGGCCCCTCCCCGTTGCTGCCACACAGGTAACTGGGTGACTCTGGGTGACTGTCTTGCACTAGTTGCCCGGCGTCGCCTGGGACACTAGACAGTATAGGCAACCTGCCCCACATCGCGCCACCACGAACGTCCAGCCCCACAGCCAGGGCCCAGCGCCAAGCGTCGCTCGACGGCCATCCGTCCAGCGTCGGCGTATGTGCGCGGTAGGTCGACAGATTGCGAGCCTACACAAACACCACGTGGTGGGCCCTGTGCCCCATCAGCGCGTGGCACGTACGACAACCGACAAGAACCAGCTAGCCAACCGTCCTCTCACCTTCGACTCCCGCAGAAGTGGAGAGCCTGTGTGCGATCGCATCACAGGCAAGGACCCCCACCACGGTCTTCGCGTCCTCTATGCGGCCATCGAGCACCGCGTCCACGAGCTCTGACAGCTCGACGAGATCCACATGTAGGAACTCGTCCTCGTCGGGGTTCGGACACCCATACGAGAGTCCCGTGGCCATGTAGATGTGTATCAACTCGTCGCAGAAGCCAGCGGAGGTGGCGATGGTGGTGAGGAAGGCGATTTTTTCGGCCGCCATGCCCGTCTCCTCCAAAAGCTCACGTCTTGCGCAGTCGAGCGGGTCCTCACCAGGATCGAGCTTGCCTGCAGGAATCTCGACGGTCACGCGACCGAGGGCCGTCCGGTATTGCCTGACCAGACAGATGCGCCCACCGTCGGTAAGGGCTATGATGGCGACGGCACCGGGATGGCGCACGACGTCACGCACGGCCTCACGGCCATCGGGAAGCCTCACCGTAAGACGGTCCACGTTGAAGATGCGACCCTTCCATGCGACACTCTCATCGAGCGCCTCCTCGGCAAGGGCATCATCACGCGGGTCGCCACCTCCCAACACGAGCGTACGAGCTTCGGGATGTCCCGACTCACACGCTCCCATCACCTCCTCTTCCCCATAGGTGAAGGAGGCCACCTCGGCCTTCATACTATGGACGGCCTCCTTAAGACCAGCATCAACCGGTTCGGAGCCCTTGGCCTGCAGCCCATTGCCCAACTTGTCCATCAAGCTCCCTTCCTTCAGATTCCTAGAGCCTGTCACGACCCCTGATGGCCTTGATCCCAATATCATGGCGGTAGGTCTTGCCCTCGAAGGAGATCCTGTCACAGGCCTCGTAGGCCCTGTTGCGCGCATCCTCAAAGGTCGCAGCGACGGCCGTCACGTCGAGCACGCGCCCGCCTGCCGTGAGCACGCGCCCCCCGTCGTCGAGCGTCGTGCCCGCATGGTAGACGATGACGCCCTCCATCGCGTTGGCATCGTCGATGCCGCAGATGACCTTGCCCCTCTCATAGTGCCCAGGGTAGCCCGCACTCGTGAGAACCACGCTCACCGCCCAATCGTCCGCCCATGAGACCATGGCGGGATCTAGCGTGGCGCCATCGCAGGCGAGAAGACACTCGACGAGATCCCCCCTCATGCGTGGCAGGACCACCTGGGTCTCGGGGTCCCCAAAGCGGGCGTTGAACTCGAGGACCTTAGGGCCATCCTTGGTGAGGATGAAGCCACCATAAAGGCAGCCGCTGTAGTTGATGCCATCCTCCCTCAGCTGATCGACAACTCTCTGTTCTATCTCGACCATGCGCTCGAGCTCACCGTCGCGCAGGATGGGCACGGGAGAGTAGACACCCATGCCTCCCGTGTTGGGGCCACGGTCCCCGTCAAGGGCTCGCTTGTGATCCTGCGAGGTCGCGAGCGGCACGAGCGCGGTGCCATCCGTGAGGGCAAGAAGCGAGCACTCCGGTCCCTCGAGTAGCTCCTCGACGATAACGGTCGAGCCAGCCTCTCCAAAGGCACCCGAGAAGCACGCATGGACGCCCGCGAGCGCCTCCTCTGTCGTCTGAGCCACGACGACGCCCTTTCCCGCAGCGAGGCCGTCGGCCTTGACGACGCAAGGACCTGCGAGCTCACGCACGTACGCCACGCAGGCTCCCTCATCGGTGAAGCTCCTGTATGAGGCCGTGGGCACCCCCGCCCTTGCCATGACTCCCTTGGCAAATCCCTTTGATCCCTCTATGCGCGCAGCCTCGCCCGAGGGTCCAAACACCGGGATGCCTGCAGCGCGCACGGCGTCGGCTACGCCCGCCACGAGGGGAGCCTCGGGGCCGATCACCACAAGGCCGATACCGTGCTCACGGGCGAAGGCGCTCACCGCTCCTCCTGACTCCGGGTCGATGTCGGCCCTCTGGGCGAGTTGCCACATCCCACCGTTGCCAGGAGCCACCCAGAGCCTGCCCGCCTGCGGCGACTCAGCAAGCTTGGCCAGAAGCGCGTGCTCCCGGCCACCCGACCCCAAAAGAAGTATGTCCGTCTTGCCGGAGCCTGCCATGTCCCGTCTCCCTTCGCTCTGTGTCATTTCTGGTCAAGATGACGTGCTCGTCCCCTACGCCGTCCGCCGTGATACCAAGCGCGGCGGCGCAGCTCGCAGACGACGACAAGCACCCCTGCCGCAAGAAGGCCACCTGCGCCGATGGTCATGCCCAACCCAAGGCCCGGGGTGGCATAGCGCAGCTCGATGCTATGTCTGCCTGCGGAAAGCGCAATCCCCATGAAGGCCGTGTTTGCGCAGATAATGTCAGCCTCTGCGCCATCGACCGTCGCGCTCCAGCCATCGGAATACGGGATTGAGAGAAACAGCAGCTCGTTTTTCGACGCGTCGATGGTCCCTCTCACGCCGTTGGTCGGCAGCTCCACGTTATCCAAGACATCCTCCTTGAGCGCGTCTATCTGGCCGTCGAACTCGTCCATCGGCTGGACGACAACGCTCATGTCGTCGAGGCTGTAGCTGCCCACCCGGGGGAGGTAGAGCGTGATCTCCCTCACGGGCTTCTCGCCATAGCCAAGGTTGACGAGCCAGTCGCTCTTGCCACCGTACATGTGGCTCAGGCTCGGGGTGCACTCGACCTCTGCCACGCCTCCACCATCACTGCTCACCACTATCTTGTGGTAGGTGTTGGGTTGATAGAGAGACGTGCCCTGATACAGCGACGACAACCGCTCAAACAAGGTCTGATCAGCGTCTGGCTCATTTTCCGGGAGGTGGTAGCGAAGGTTTCTTAGGCTCAGATAGGTCTCTGCGTTCGGGAGCCCCTCGAAGGACAGCCTGAGCGTGGCGCCCCGCTCTCTGACTACGATCCTACCATCCTCGTAGGAGCAACCGCTTGTGGAGGTGCCGTCGGACCCCTCACCGACGACCATCCCCTCGCCCCCTGAGGAATCGGAGGCATCGTTGATGTCGGCGGCACGATAGGTCGGAGAGCTGTCGCTGAAGCGTGGCGTGAGTTCGGCAAGACCAGTAGCCAAGACATCGTCATTATCCACTACAGCAGCTTGCAGAAGCGTCGCCTGCCTGCGCGCCATCGAGAGCCGCTCATACTCGTCTCTCGCCATCACGTGCGAGTAGGTGAAGCCAAACGGCAGCCTATCGCGGGCCGCATAGACCTCATAGCTCATCTCGTCGTCCGCGATCTCATCGACCAGCACGGGTGTGTCATCGTAGTAGTACGGCACAGGGAAGCTGTGATCGCTCGGTGCAAGATAGTAACTACCAGCAGTGACAGCCTCAAGAAACGACCTGCCACCAAGGCCCTTATAGGAGAAGTTTATCGCGGCCCTTGTCAGACCAAGCTCGGTATGAAAGCGATCGATCCTGCTGTTATAGATGTTGTAGTAGAAGCTGTAGGCACGCGTCCCAAGAAAGATGCCGTCGTTGCGCAGACCCAACGCGCCCACGTCGGTATCGGCTCTCCAAAACGTAGGGTCATCGACCTTAGTGAGAACATAAGACGGCGAGGCGAGGGTCACCGACCTGTGCACGTCACCCAGCGAGTATGCGTCGATCGTATAGCCCCCCTCCCTGTAGTCTGCGATGTAGGTGACGGCAACGGCAGACGAGACCAGGAGCGTGGCAACTATCGCGAGGGTCATGTGGCGCCGTGGAACAACGCCCGTCGCAAGAAGGGCGAGCGAGAAGAAGCCCACAGCAAGCGATGCGAGGTAGGCTTCCTTGCGAAGGCTGTTGACCACGAGGACGAGCACCAGGATCACGCAGAGGACGACGAGCGCGACGCGCCTCTCCCTCCCACCGAGTCTTCGTAAGCGTGGGGCGACAACGCACACGATATAGGATATCAACATCGCGTACACAAAGCTCCACCGGTTTGACGCGTAGTTGTTTCCGTTCATGACCCTGCCAAAGATAGGCACGAGCATCATGAGAGTGAGGACGACAAAGCCGATCCTGAGGGCGCGGTGCTCCCTGCGTCTCTCACCCCTCTCAAGAAACAGCGCCACACAGGCAAGCAGCGAGGTAGCTCCGTAGCCAATGAGGTAGTCGTTACCCGGACTGAACGTCGATATGAAGCCTGGAATAAAGTTCAGATAATATAAAAACGAGTAGGTGGGCTGGAAGATCACCGTATTCGACGTGAAGCGAGCGGACCCAAAGAGCGCATGCATCTGTGGGACAATAACAGAGCACCCGATGGAAAGCGAGATCAGGACGCATCCTGCAAGTCTCACAAACCACGTCAGGTGTATCTTCGCGGAGGGATTCTTCTCGACCTGCACGACCCTGACCACACAATAGGGGATAAGAGCGAGCATGATCATGTAGGCAAAGTAGTACGAGGAGACAAACAGCAGGACCAGCCCACCGATCAGGCCGTAGGGCCTCCCGCCCGCCAGCATCCGCTCGACGCCGGTGAGGACAAGCGGCAAGAACAGCGCTCCGACCAACGACCCCGGCCAATACAACCCATTGAGGAGGCAGGCGGAGAAGACATACGCACAGGCACCGCACAAGGCATCCTGGGCATCACGGTCGCGAGCCAGCGCATAGAGGCAGAAGAAGAGGCCCGCGAGGTACATGCGGACGAAGATGAGCGCCTGATAGGCAAGCTCAGAGAGGGACTCGGGAATCAGCGCCGACACAAGCGTCAGCGGCTCGAACGACAGCATGGTGGTCATGGAGTCAACGCCGTAGCCCACGCTCCATTCCCACTGGGGAACGACCCAGCCGCCTCCTGAGAGGAACGTCCTGAAGATCTGCCTCAGCCACCTTCCCTCATACAGGAACGAGGAGTACTGCTGCTCGACGCCATCCGTAATCCTGATGAGGGAACGATCGATCCTCAGGTAGACGATAAGGACCATGGCGGCGAACACGGCGAATGCAAGCGTATAGTGGCCGATGAGCCAACGAGACCCCCTCGACGCATGGCGCGAGACGTCTGTGGGAACCGACGACGCGGCAGCGTCGCGTCGCCCTTGGACCTCGCCCACCCGCGAACCGTCGGAAGGCTCGCGCGCTCCTGTATCAGCCACCGTCTGCCTCCGGGCTGTCATCAAGACCCATCAGGGTCCGTGCCTCCTGTGCCAGGACAAGGGACGCGGGAACGTATGCCACGCCCGCCGCGCCGACACCCATCTCCATGGTCGTGTACGGGCTTGTCCTCAGCACAGCGGCGCACTCGGCATCGAACTCGTTGGTATCAAGGTGCTTCTCTATGATGGGAAGCAGTACAGACACACCTGAGTGCACTTTGACGTAGGTAAGGGGTCCCACCTCACGCGCGTAGGTGCTCATGGCCCTGGCGATGACGCCCGCAAGACGTGGCAGCTCGGTCGAACGTGAGAACTCACGTACACTGCCATCCTTATCGACGCTAAAGGCACACCGTGCTCCCAAGGCACGCGTACGCAAAGAGTCGGCAGTGCCAAGGACCTTCTTATGCAGCGCAGGCCGCCCGCCACTCTTAAGCCTCTCGCTCAGTGCGCCGGGAGCTGGAATCACGAGCAGGCGCGTGGCACGGGCAACCTCGACGGAGCGATGGGCCGCACGCTCTGCGTCCATGCCCGCGTCACGGTCCGCCACGAGCCGGGCCAGCACGAGCGCCATCTGTGCCGAGACGCAGTTGCTGTCGATGACGTGGATGTCGACCGACGAGACCTGCGCTGCCGCCCTCGTAGCAAACGAGCAAACATCGCGCATCGCCGACGAGACATGCAGGGAGATGACAGAGCGGTATCCCTGCTTCGCAAGACGCTCATAGACCTCCCTGAACTCCCCCACCCCAGGTAGGGGCGACTCGAGCTGAGCCTTACCTCTCACTCCAGAGAGCCTCTTGAAGAGGTCCGTCCCCGTACGGTCGCCCGTACGGGGACGGTCGAGAAACGCATCCCTGCCCACGAGCGGCACGCAGGTCACCCGGGCGGCAGCGAGGGAGTCTTTGGAGAGGTCGCAACCGCTATCGCAGACGATGGCAAAGCGCTCCCGCGTTGTCTGAGTAGTGGTCAACACCTCTAGTTCCAGTACCTGTCAATGGTCTGCTCGCGATCAGGACCGACCGTGATGATGGAGACGCGCACCCCCGCGAGCTGCTCGAGGAAGTCGATGTAATCTTTGGCCTCGCGGGGCAGCCGATAGAAGTCGCGCACACCCGAGATGTCACACTGCCATCCAGGCAATGTCTCATAGACGGGCTTGGAGTGGTAGAACACGCTCTGGTGCTCGGGAACGGTGGTGTAGCGCCTACCATCGGCCTCATAGGCGACGCACACCTTGATCTTGTCCAAGCACCCAAGGACGTCGAGCTTGGTGATCGCAAGGTCCGTGAGACCGTTCACGCGGGCGGCGTAGTTCACGATCACGCCGTCGTACCAGCCACAGCGCCTCGCGCGCCCCGTGGTCACGCCAACCTCGTGACCCGTCCTGCCAATGAGGTCACCCACCTCGTCGAAGAGCTCGGTCGGAAAGGGACCCGATCCAACGCGGGTAAGATAGGACTTTGCGACGCCCAGCACGCGCCCTATCTGGGTGGGGCCGATGCCCGAACCGGTGACAGCGCCGCCGGCAGTGCAGTTCGACGAGGTGACGAAGGGATAGGTGCCGTGGTCTATGTCGAGCATCGTCGCCTGGGCTCCCTCAAGAAGAATGTTCTTGCCCGCCTCGAGCTGCTCGTTGAGGAAGAGCGAGCTCTCGACGATGTAGGGACACAGGCGCTCGGCATAGGGCAGGTAGGTCTCGCAGATCTGTGCTGCGCTGTAGGTGGGAAGCTCGTAGACCTTCTCGAGGATGGGATTGGTGTAGGCCAGGGCCGCCTCGAGCTTCTCGCGAAAGATCTTCTCGTCGAGCATGTCCTGCACACGCAGGCCGGTGCGGTTCATCTTGTCCATATAGGTGGGACCGACTCCACGCTTTGTGGTGCCGATGAGGTTCTTGCCGAGCCTTTTCTCGTGCGCTCCGTCGAGGTCCTTGTGGTAGGGCATAACGATGTGGGCGTTGCCCGAGACCTTGAGCGCATCGCAGCTGATACCCTGCTCGCTGAGGGTGTCGATCTCCGAGAGAAGCAGCTCGGGATCCACGATGCAGCCGTTGCCGATGACGGGGTAGGTTCCCTCATACATGACTCCAGAGGGGACCTGGTGCAAGGCAAGCTCATGATCGTTGGCGATGACGGTATGGCCTGCATTGGCCCCGCCTGCGTAGCGGCACACCACGTCGAAACCACCGGATATGAGGTCGGTGACCTTGCCCTTGCCCTCGTCACCCCATTGCGTGCCGACCAGTACTGATGCAGGCATGCTGACTCCCTTCTGGTATAAGCCGCCTCGGCTTGTTTCTAAGTATAGGCTACCTGAGGACCCAAAGCGCGCACAGGGACGTCGCTCGCCAACAACACGACAGGGGGATCGGCTCGAGGCAAGCGTCCGCCCCCTACTCAGAGTGCCTCGTGTCCACCTCGACGAACTTGGTGGAGTTGGGGATGAACATGAGCGGAACGACGTCGAGCGGCCCGGATCGGTTCTTCGCGATGATGAACTCGGTAACGTTGGGGTCAGGCCGGTCGGCCCTCTCGGCCTCCTCCTCGGTCATCGAGCGGTCGAGCAGGATGACGATATCGGCGTCTTGCTCGATCGACCCTGACTCGCGCAGGTCCGAGAGCTGGGGGCGCTGTCCCCTGCGGTCAGTGACCTGACGGTTGAGCTGCGAGAGCGCGACAACGGGACATCCCAGGTCCTTGGCCATGATCTTGATGCCACGCGACATCTCGGAGACCTCGGTGGCACGGCTGTCCGTACGCCGTGCGCCTGAGGGTGGAGAGAGCAGCTGGAGGTAGTCCACGAGCACGATGCCCTTCTCCTTGCCCCTGAGCATACGACGTGACTTGGCTCGTATCTCGGTCACCGTGGTGCCGGGCGTATCGTCGATCATGATGTCCAAGGCCGAGAGGTCGGTCGTGGCCCCGATGATCTGGCTCCACTGGTTTCCCTTGATGCGAGCGCCCCTGATGTCAGAGAGAGAGATCCTTGCATGGGCCGAGAGCAACCTCTGCGCTATCTCTATCTTTGACATCTCGAGCGAGAAGAAGGCCACCGACGCACCCTTGGCCGCCGCGTTGAAGGCGAGGTTCAGGGCAAACGAGGTCTTGCCCACACCCGGTCGGGCGCCAACGACGATCATCTGACCCGGCCGCAGGCCCTGAAGACGCGAGTCGATGCCCGGATAGCCCGTCTCGACACCAAGGACGCTGTTGGGGTTCTGACAGGCCTCCTCGAGCTCCTCATAGAGCTCGCCCATCACATCGGAAAGCATCGAGTAGCTGTTCCTGACAGAACGCTCCGTGACGCCCATAAGGAGCTTCTCGGCCTCGTCCACGACCTCCTTGGTGTCGCCTGGCGCATCAAAGGCCAGCGAGCTGATCTTTGCCGAAGCCATGATGATGTCCCTGAGCGTCGAGTTGCGACGTAGGATCTCGACATGGTGGGGCCAACTGACGAGCGCCGTGCTCTCTTGGTTGAGGTCGATGAGATAGCTCGTCCCACCAACCTTGTCGAGCTGCCCCGCGCTCTTGAGGTAGTCAGCAAGCGAGATGCTATCGATCACCTTGCCATTTGCGAACATGTCACTCATCGCGTTGTAGATCAGACGATGTGCATACTGATAAAAATCAGCTTCTTTTAGTAGAACTATGCATTCTTGAAGTATGTCTGATGATATAAGCATGGCAGAGAGCACCGCCTGCTCCGCCGCTGCGTCCTGGGGCATGGTCGGGCGACCTCTCTCCGCAGCAGGTAGTGACCCGTCGTACCCGCCATAGCTGTCATATCCATCTGGCATGCTAACCGCCCATCGCCTTGCTGCTTAGTTCCTCACCCAGACACACACGCACCCGAGCTACCGACCATACCCATGGGCCTCCGAACGTGTCCTCCCGCACTGCCTCCATACCGTAGGCCCTACGGACCTCCATCGATACGCTCGCCAGACTGTGCGATGACAGTATTGCAACCCCTCTTGGCGTGGAAAGTCAATCATGGTCATGAGCAGGCCGTTGTTCAAAGTGCCCCTCTGATACCCTTGCCTTTAGCGCTTTTCGACGTTATCAACAAATTTAGAAAGTCTTTCTTCGATGGTTTTCGACAAATCGAGGCTCACACAAGTCTATTCGTCTACTTGAGGGTTACGGGCCTATCAAGCTGATGTCTCTGTCCTCGGTTTTGAATAATGACTGGTAAACAATGGTTTTTTACAGCGAGTCATGAAAAGGAGACTTCCAGCAGACAAAGCTCCTCGAAGTCTCCATGAAAAGGATCGCCTGGTCCTTGGGAGAGTATGGTCCCGCTCAGCAGGCAGAGTGTTTAAAAACCTGAGAATCGAGGTTCTCTCGTCCCAGATGGGGCTACTCTTGCCCCTCCCCACCTGCGGCAGCCTCTTTGGTGGACTCTTCGGCGACACTCGCGTCATCGCTGGCGACCGCCTCGGCGGCAGCCTCCTTGACGGCGTCTTCGTCGAGCTTGTCCTCGACCACGCCCACATAAAGGCTCACCAGAGCATTGATCTCTCGGTAGAGGTTGATCTCGATGTCATGCTTGCCAGCGGTCTTGATAGCGGCGGTGCGTGTGATGCGCTTGCGGTCTATCTCGACGCCAAGCTGGCTCTTGATGGCGCTGGCGATCTGGGCGGTGGTAACAGAGCCAAAGAGCTGGTTGTTCTCCCCGACCTTGGCATCGACGGTTACGGTCTTGCCGTCGAGCTTCTCCTGCATCGTGTTAGCATCAGCGATGCGCTTCTCCTCGCGCTT
The DNA window shown above is from Olsenella sp. oral taxon 807 and carries:
- a CDS encoding YfhO family protein, coding for MADTGAREPSDGSRVGEVQGRRDAAASSVPTDVSRHASRGSRWLIGHYTLAFAVFAAMVLIVYLRIDRSLIRITDGVEQQYSSFLYEGRWLRQIFRTFLSGGGWVVPQWEWSVGYGVDSMTTMLSFEPLTLVSALIPESLSELAYQALIFVRMYLAGLFFCLYALARDRDAQDALCGACAYVFSACLLNGLYWPGSLVGALFLPLVLTGVERMLAGGRPYGLIGGLVLLFVSSYYFAYMIMLALIPYCVVRVVQVEKNPSAKIHLTWFVRLAGCVLISLSIGCSVIVPQMHALFGSARFTSNTVIFQPTYSFLYYLNFIPGFISTFSPGNDYLIGYGATSLLACVALFLERGERRREHRALRIGFVVLTLMMLVPIFGRVMNGNNYASNRWSFVYAMLISYIVCVVAPRLRRLGGRERRVALVVLCVILVLVLVVNSLRKEAYLASLAVGFFSLALLATGVVPRRHMTLAIVATLLVSSAVAVTYIADYREGGYTIDAYSLGDVHRSVTLASPSYVLTKVDDPTFWRADTDVGALGLRNDGIFLGTRAYSFYYNIYNSRIDRFHTELGLTRAAINFSYKGLGGRSFLEAVTAGSYYLAPSDHSFPVPYYYDDTPVLVDEIADDEMSYEVYAARDRLPFGFTYSHVMARDEYERLSMARRQATLLQAAVVDNDDVLATGLAELTPRFSDSSPTYRAADINDASDSSGGEGMVVGEGSDGTSTSGCSYEDGRIVVRERGATLRLSFEGLPNAETYLSLRNLRYHLPENEPDADQTLFERLSSLYQGTSLYQPNTYHKIVVSSDGGGVAEVECTPSLSHMYGGKSDWLVNLGYGEKPVREITLYLPRVGSYSLDDMSVVVQPMDEFDGQIDALKEDVLDNVELPTNGVRGTIDASKNELLFLSIPYSDGWSATVDGAEADIICANTAFMGIALSAGRHSIELRYATPGLGLGMTIGAGGLLAAGVLVVVCELRRRAWYHGGRRRGRARHLDQK
- a CDS encoding DegV family protein; this encodes MLTTTQTTRERFAIVCDSGCDLSKDSLAAARVTCVPLVGRDAFLDRPRTGDRTGTDLFKRLSGVRGKAQLESPLPGVGEFREVYERLAKQGYRSVISLHVSSAMRDVCSFATRAAAQVSSVDIHVIDSNCVSAQMALVLARLVADRDAGMDAERAAHRSVEVARATRLLVIPAPGALSERLKSGGRPALHKKVLGTADSLRTRALGARCAFSVDKDGSVREFSRSTELPRLAGVIARAMSTYAREVGPLTYVKVHSGVSVLLPIIEKHLDTNEFDAECAAVLRTSPYTTMEMGVGAAGVAYVPASLVLAQEARTLMGLDDSPEADGG
- a CDS encoding adenylosuccinate synthase, whose product is MPASVLVGTQWGDEGKGKVTDLISGGFDVVCRYAGGANAGHTVIANDHELALHQVPSGVMYEGTYPVIGNGCIVDPELLLSEIDTLSEQGISCDALKVSGNAHIVMPYHKDLDGAHEKRLGKNLIGTTKRGVGPTYMDKMNRTGLRVQDMLDEKIFREKLEAALAYTNPILEKVYELPTYSAAQICETYLPYAERLCPYIVESSLFLNEQLEAGKNILLEGAQATMLDIDHGTYPFVTSSNCTAGGAVTGSGIGPTQIGRVLGVAKSYLTRVGSGPFPTELFDEVGDLIGRTGHEVGVTTGRARRCGWYDGVIVNYAARVNGLTDLAITKLDVLGCLDKIKVCVAYEADGRRYTTVPEHQSVFYHSKPVYETLPGWQCDISGVRDFYRLPREAKDYIDFLEQLAGVRVSIITVGPDREQTIDRYWN
- the dnaB gene encoding replicative DNA helicase is translated as MPDGYDSYGGYDGSLPAAERGRPTMPQDAAAEQAVLSAMLISSDILQECIVLLKEADFYQYAHRLIYNAMSDMFANGKVIDSISLADYLKSAGQLDKVGGTSYLIDLNQESTALVSWPHHVEILRRNSTLRDIIMASAKISSLAFDAPGDTKEVVDEAEKLLMGVTERSVRNSYSMLSDVMGELYEELEEACQNPNSVLGVETGYPGIDSRLQGLRPGQMIVVGARPGVGKTSFALNLAFNAAAKGASVAFFSLEMSKIEIAQRLLSAHARISLSDIRGARIKGNQWSQIIGATTDLSALDIMIDDTPGTTVTEIRAKSRRMLRGKEKGIVLVDYLQLLSPPSGARRTDSRATEVSEMSRGIKIMAKDLGCPVVALSQLNRQVTDRRGQRPQLSDLRESGSIEQDADIVILLDRSMTEEEAERADRPDPNVTEFIIAKNRSGPLDVVPLMFIPNSTKFVEVDTRHSE